In Leptolyngbya sp. FACHB-261, a genomic segment contains:
- a CDS encoding ubiquitin carboxyl-terminal hydrolase 14, translated as MRGCLSRPNLRQISSSIGLSRYTSEQCPNIAPEVPSQEKLTMPACTHADSIQGVTPSAQGCEECLAMGDRWVHLRICQSCGHVGCCDSSKNKHATKHFRATAHPIVKSFERGEDWRWCYVDQTFV; from the coding sequence ATGAGGGGCTGTTTATCCCGTCCTAACTTGAGACAAATCAGTTCTTCTATTGGCTTGAGTCGCTACACTTCAGAGCAATGTCCTAACATCGCCCCCGAAGTTCCATCTCAGGAGAAGCTCACGATGCCAGCTTGTACTCATGCCGATTCGATTCAAGGGGTCACGCCTAGTGCTCAGGGTTGTGAGGAATGTCTGGCTATGGGAGACAGATGGGTACATCTCCGGATCTGTCAGAGCTGTGGTCATGTGGGTTGTTGCGATTCGTCGAAGAACAAGCACGCTACGAAACACTTTCGGGCTACGGCTCATCCGATTGTGAAGTCGTTTGAGCGGGGTGAAGACTGGCGCTGGTGCTATGTCGATCAAACATTTGTCTAG
- the hpnJ gene encoding hopanoid biosynthesis associated radical SAM protein HpnJ, which translates to MKKTLFLSPPSFDGFDGGAGSRYQAKREITSFWYPTWLAQPAALVPGSKLIDAPPHNQTVEDILKIARDYELVIIHTSTPSLANDVKCAEMLKAQQPDIQIGFIGAHVAVLPEQTLLASPSIDFVCRHEFDYTCKELAEGKAWDQIKGLSYRDRQGNLHHTEDRELIHDWDAMPSVLPVYARDLDITKYFIGYLLHPYVSFYTGRGCPAKCTFCLWPQTIGGHQYRTKSPEVVGRELEEAKAIFGDRVREYMFDDDTFTIDRHRAIEISKHMKRLKLTWSCNARATLDYDTLKQLRDNGLRLLLVGFESGNQEVLNGIKKGIRLEAAREFMKNCQKLGITVHGTFIIGLPLETRETIEETIRFACEISPHTIQVSIAAPYPGTELYEQAKANGWFSDQALIASSGIQTSTLQYPDLSSAEIEDAVERMYRQFYFRPQAILPIVREMLTDRQMLVRRLREGGEFFSYLKERRTRATHTTPTSLKAGQGVGV; encoded by the coding sequence GTGAAAAAAACTCTATTCCTTAGCCCGCCTTCGTTTGATGGGTTTGATGGCGGTGCTGGCTCACGGTACCAAGCCAAACGTGAAATCACCTCTTTCTGGTATCCCACCTGGTTGGCCCAACCCGCCGCACTAGTGCCTGGGAGCAAACTAATCGACGCTCCGCCCCACAACCAGACCGTCGAAGACATTTTGAAAATTGCTCGGGACTACGAGCTGGTCATCATCCACACCAGCACCCCGTCCTTAGCCAATGACGTGAAATGCGCTGAAATGCTCAAGGCGCAGCAACCCGATATCCAAATTGGTTTTATTGGTGCCCATGTGGCAGTGCTGCCAGAGCAAACGCTGCTCGCTAGCCCCAGCATCGACTTTGTCTGTCGGCATGAATTCGACTACACCTGCAAAGAACTAGCAGAAGGCAAAGCCTGGGACCAGATCAAGGGCTTAAGCTACCGCGACCGACAGGGCAACCTGCACCACACCGAAGACCGCGAATTAATACACGACTGGGATGCCATGCCCAGCGTCCTGCCCGTCTATGCGCGGGACTTGGACATCACCAAATACTTCATCGGCTACCTGCTGCATCCTTACGTTTCCTTCTACACCGGGCGCGGCTGCCCCGCTAAATGCACCTTCTGTCTGTGGCCCCAAACCATTGGCGGACATCAGTACCGCACCAAAAGCCCAGAGGTAGTCGGACGCGAATTAGAAGAGGCCAAGGCCATCTTTGGCGACCGCGTGCGCGAGTACATGTTCGATGACGACACATTCACGATTGATCGCCATCGCGCCATCGAGATCAGCAAACACATGAAGCGGCTCAAACTCACCTGGAGCTGCAACGCCCGTGCCACCCTCGACTACGACACACTCAAACAATTGCGCGATAATGGCCTGCGCCTGCTGTTGGTGGGCTTTGAATCCGGCAATCAGGAGGTTCTGAACGGCATCAAGAAGGGCATTCGCTTAGAAGCAGCTCGCGAATTCATGAAGAACTGCCAGAAGCTGGGCATCACCGTGCACGGCACCTTCATCATCGGCTTGCCTCTGGAAACGCGAGAGACCATCGAAGAAACGATTCGCTTCGCCTGCGAGATCAGCCCGCACACCATTCAAGTTTCGATAGCCGCCCCTTATCCAGGCACCGAGCTTTACGAACAGGCAAAGGCGAACGGCTGGTTTAGCGATCAGGCCCTAATCGCCAGTTCTGGGATTCAAACCTCAACGCTGCAATACCCAGACCTATCCAGCGCCGAGATTGAAGATGCTGTGGAGCGCATGTATCGCCAGTTCTATTTCCGCCCCCAAGCGATCCTGCCCATCGTCCGCGAAATGCTCACCGACCGGCAAATGTTGGTGCGACGCCTGCGCGAGGGTGGCGAATTTTTCTCCTATCTCAAGGAGCGCCGCACTCGGGCCACGCACACCACACCGACAAGCCTAAAGGCAGGCCAAGGCGTAGGAGTCTAG
- a CDS encoding DUF4351 domain-containing protein — translation MSPPASRDSARRNQQGAERHLLQVLQFRFGDVSTEVAVAFQAMNLEQLEALMDATLAARSLNEFNCSLQSKTVE, via the coding sequence ATGAGTCCCCCGGCATCAAGAGATTCTGCGAGAAGGAACCAGCAAGGAGCCGAGCGTCATTTATTGCAAGTGCTTCAATTTCGCTTTGGTGATGTCTCTACAGAAGTGGCTGTCGCATTTCAAGCCATGAACTTGGAGCAGTTGGAGGCTTTGATGGATGCCACTCTAGCTGCGCGTTCATTAAATGAGTTCAACTGCTCATTACAGTCCAAGACTGTAGAGTAA
- the hpnI gene encoding bacteriohopanetetrol glucosamine biosynthesis glycosyltransferase HpnI has product MTGYNTLTKDTAYYVPLLIWCLSAIWYYCYGIYAAITFAARPKKLVSGFHPPVTILKPICGLDNETYENFASFCRQDYPQYQIVFGVHNPGDPSVAVVKQIINDFPEIDVQLVVSDRLIGTNLKVSNLANAEAVAKYAILLLADSDVRVGPDYLKRVIQPLSNPVVGVVTCLYRPRTQGWVATLEAVRISTEYLTGVLVANQLEGIKFALGPTIAIRKSALVAVGGFVAIADYLADDYQLGNLPAQAGYKVVLSDYVIEHFITSERPSDLIHRQIRWAFCTRVSRPWGYLALLFTHGTVASLLLLLATSGSVLAWVALSATWTTRLAMAWIVGARCLNDPVTKKFLWLVPLCDLISFALWCYSFSVNTIEWRGHRFKLKKDGKLVLLKPNLPNPALRTA; this is encoded by the coding sequence ATGACTGGTTACAATACCTTGACCAAAGACACTGCCTACTATGTGCCGCTGCTAATCTGGTGCCTATCAGCAATTTGGTATTACTGTTACGGCATTTATGCAGCGATTACTTTCGCTGCGCGCCCAAAAAAGTTGGTCTCAGGCTTTCATCCACCCGTTACGATCCTGAAACCAATTTGTGGTCTCGACAACGAAACTTACGAGAATTTCGCCTCTTTTTGTCGTCAAGATTATCCGCAGTATCAGATTGTCTTTGGAGTCCATAATCCAGGCGACCCCAGTGTGGCAGTGGTCAAGCAGATCATCAATGATTTCCCCGAAATCGATGTGCAGCTCGTGGTCAGCGATCGTCTGATTGGCACCAACTTAAAAGTCAGTAATCTAGCCAATGCAGAGGCCGTAGCAAAATATGCCATCCTACTGCTGGCAGATAGCGATGTTCGAGTTGGACCCGACTATCTCAAGCGAGTCATCCAGCCGTTAAGTAATCCTGTAGTAGGGGTTGTCACCTGCCTATATCGTCCCCGGACTCAGGGATGGGTCGCGACCCTAGAAGCCGTTCGGATTTCAACCGAGTATTTGACGGGTGTTCTGGTTGCGAATCAGCTAGAGGGGATTAAGTTTGCGCTGGGTCCAACGATTGCCATTCGCAAGTCGGCCCTGGTTGCCGTGGGCGGTTTCGTCGCGATTGCCGATTATTTGGCGGATGATTACCAACTAGGCAATCTGCCAGCCCAGGCAGGCTATAAGGTGGTGCTGTCTGATTATGTGATCGAGCATTTCATTACAAGCGAGCGTCCCAGCGATTTAATTCATCGCCAGATACGCTGGGCTTTCTGCACTAGAGTTTCTCGGCCTTGGGGCTATTTAGCGCTTCTGTTTACACATGGAACAGTCGCCAGTCTCTTGTTACTGCTAGCGACTAGTGGTTCAGTGCTGGCATGGGTTGCCCTCAGTGCAACATGGACAACCCGGCTAGCAATGGCCTGGATTGTTGGAGCCAGATGTCTCAATGACCCAGTCACCAAGAAGTTTCTGTGGCTTGTGCCTTTGTGCGATCTGATTAGCTTTGCTCTGTGGTGCTACAGCTTCAGTGTCAACACGATCGAATGGCGTGGCCATCGATTCAAACTCAAAAAGGACGGCAAGCTCGTGCTACTGAAACCGAATCTCCCCAATCCAGCCTTGAGAACCGCCTGA
- a CDS encoding EamA family transporter, whose translation MRTWLALSVLVLADCAGSLLLTQGMKQVGEVSTLQPRALLRLARRAIFNPKLGLGVLCMTVAFFMFISLLSWADLSFVLPATALTEPINMLGTQYILKEKVTPVRWVSIAFICVGVFLISLSNGTR comes from the coding sequence TTGAGGACGTGGCTTGCTCTGAGTGTGTTGGTATTAGCAGACTGTGCCGGTAGCTTACTGCTGACTCAGGGAATGAAGCAGGTGGGCGAAGTCTCCACGCTTCAACCGCGAGCGCTGTTGCGACTTGCCCGTCGGGCTATTTTCAATCCAAAGCTGGGATTAGGAGTCCTATGCATGACGGTTGCCTTTTTTATGTTTATTTCTCTGCTGAGTTGGGCTGATCTCAGTTTTGTCCTACCCGCGACAGCTCTGACCGAACCGATCAATATGTTGGGAACTCAGTACATCCTGAAAGAGAAGGTCACACCTGTTCGCTGGGTTAGTATCGCCTTTATCTGCGTCGGTGTTTTTCTGATCTCGCTCAGTAATGGAACTCGTTAG
- a CDS encoding EamA family transporter — protein MANLITLSLLVVLQVLGNSLLSHGIRQLGEVKNIANPLVLVPFAFQVLTNPWVILGIVCLIAALLLYLAAVSRLDLSYVLPMIASSYVLTTLSAWLFLGEQVAVTRWAGTLLVTIGIALVGFSENRRRRQRSSKR, from the coding sequence GTGGCTAATCTAATCACGCTCTCCTTGTTGGTTGTCCTGCAAGTTTTAGGCAATAGCTTACTCAGCCACGGTATCCGGCAGTTGGGCGAGGTCAAAAATATAGCCAATCCACTGGTGCTCGTGCCCTTTGCCTTTCAGGTGCTCACCAATCCTTGGGTCATTCTGGGCATTGTCTGCTTAATTGCGGCGCTGCTCCTGTATTTGGCGGCAGTCTCCCGGCTTGATTTGAGCTATGTGCTGCCGATGATTGCGTCAAGTTATGTATTGACCACGTTGTCCGCTTGGTTGTTTTTGGGCGAACAGGTCGCTGTAACCCGCTGGGCTGGCACCCTGCTGGTGACCATTGGCATAGCACTAGTGGGCTTTAGCGAAAACCGCCGGCGTAGGCAGAGATCTTCGAAGAGGTGA